Proteins from a genomic interval of Methanohalophilus levihalophilus:
- a CDS encoding DUF7289 family protein: protein MEIGIMQSRRFQKSDSGISTVLSAVLLLGLLVSILAVFNVSYVPEWKADAERAHMDDVYEDMSRLKTNGDLIALSTSIDPNSTVSLSVPITMGGGYIPVVGASKSSGSLSINDDITSMKIVASNTATNNTYTFNLTDRGSVIYTSNNNYYVDQVLVYENGALIVSQKNRSIMKQSPPVYINNVFGNDYSVNVNSISLVGDTRSVSSSGTQDVRFDSRSSVWKFNNNEPLTNVTISINSSYPSSWAEYFNSSALSAGLVYSTDFTITEGTDFASIAISPSGSLELYLKESKVGVSSGIF from the coding sequence GTGGAAATCGGTATCATGCAATCGCGTCGCTTTCAAAAATCGGACTCAGGTATTTCGACAGTCCTTTCTGCTGTCTTGCTGTTGGGATTACTTGTCTCCATATTGGCGGTTTTTAATGTAAGTTATGTTCCTGAATGGAAAGCGGATGCTGAGCGTGCCCACATGGATGATGTTTATGAAGACATGTCCCGTTTGAAGACAAACGGAGATTTAATTGCTCTTTCCACATCGATTGATCCAAATTCCACGGTGTCTCTCAGTGTACCGATAACCATGGGTGGTGGGTATATTCCTGTAGTTGGCGCGAGCAAATCCAGCGGTTCACTATCAATTAATGATGATATTACCAGTATGAAAATCGTGGCAAGCAATACGGCTACTAACAACACTTATACTTTCAATCTGACAGATCGGGGTTCTGTTATCTATACTTCAAATAATAACTACTACGTTGATCAGGTTCTGGTTTATGAAAACGGTGCATTAATTGTTTCCCAGAAAAACCGATCAATTATGAAACAGTCTCCCCCTGTTTACATAAACAATGTATTCGGGAATGATTACAGTGTTAATGTGAATTCAATTAGTCTTGTCGGGGATACAAGATCGGTAAGCAGTAGTGGTACTCAGGATGTGAGGTTTGATTCCCGCAGTTCCGTATGGAAATTCAACAACAATGAACCTCTCACGAATGTGACGATTTCAATAAACTCTAGTTACCCTTCTTCATGGGCAGAGTATTTCAACAGTTCTGCGCTTTCCGCAGGTCTGGTTTATTCTACGGATTTTACTATTACTGAAGGCACTGACTTTGCCAGTATCGCCATTTCCCCATCAGGTTCGCTGGAACTTTATCTTAAGGAAAGCAAAGTCGGTGTGTCAAGCGGTATTTTCTAA
- the amrS gene encoding AmmeMemoRadiSam system radical SAM enzyme, producing the protein MLKEAMFYEKLDDLKVQCNLCNHRCKIAEGKTGICRVRQNREGVLYSLIYSTVSSEAVDPIEKKPLFHFYPGTLAYSLGTIGCNFRCKHCQNWTISQVNIDEAMSVEITPEQAVDRALATGCRSIAWTYNEPTIWYEYTYDSAKLAKEAGLATVYVTNGYITPEALRQIAPYLDAFRVDIKAFTEEFYHKIAGAKLKPVLDSAKLARELGMHVEVVYLVIPTLNDSRKELEEVSAWIYENLGDDTPVHFTRFHPYYQLQDLPSTPVETIEMAHEIASDAGLKFVYIGNVFGHMYEDTFCPKCGKMLIKRGGFDVEENHITHENKCEYCGESIPIFD; encoded by the coding sequence ATGCTTAAGGAAGCGATGTTTTACGAGAAACTTGATGATCTGAAAGTCCAATGTAATCTTTGTAACCACAGGTGTAAGATTGCAGAGGGGAAGACGGGTATTTGCAGAGTGCGACAGAACCGTGAAGGTGTATTATACAGTCTAATATACAGCACCGTTTCAAGTGAAGCAGTAGATCCTATTGAAAAGAAGCCTCTTTTCCATTTTTATCCGGGAACTCTTGCTTATTCCCTTGGGACAATTGGCTGTAATTTCAGATGCAAACATTGCCAGAACTGGACTATTTCCCAGGTAAACATTGATGAGGCAATGTCTGTAGAAATTACTCCTGAACAGGCAGTAGACAGGGCTCTTGCAACAGGGTGCCGGAGTATTGCATGGACTTACAATGAGCCTACAATCTGGTATGAGTATACATACGACTCTGCCAAACTTGCAAAAGAAGCCGGGTTGGCTACGGTTTATGTAACCAACGGTTACATAACTCCCGAAGCACTTCGTCAAATTGCACCTTATCTTGATGCTTTCAGGGTTGATATCAAAGCATTTACCGAAGAATTTTACCATAAAATTGCCGGAGCTAAACTGAAGCCTGTTCTTGACTCGGCAAAGCTGGCACGTGAATTAGGCATGCATGTGGAAGTGGTTTACCTGGTCATCCCAACGCTTAACGATTCCCGCAAGGAGCTTGAAGAGGTAAGTGCATGGATTTATGAAAATCTCGGAGATGATACCCCTGTGCATTTCACTCGTTTTCATCCATATTACCAGTTGCAGGATCTTCCTTCAACGCCTGTGGAGACGATAGAAATGGCCCATGAAATTGCATCTGATGCGGGATTGAAGTTTGTGTATATAGGCAATGTTTTCGGGCATATGTACGAAGATACCTTCTGCCCAAAATGTGGAAAGATGCTCATTAAAAGGGGTGGTTTTGACGTTGAGGAGAATCATATCACCCATGAGAATAAGTGTGAGTACTGCGGGGAATCCATACCTATATTTGATTGA